A genomic stretch from Cloacibacterium caeni includes:
- a CDS encoding site-specific integrase, with product MNAKVSVLFYARKSKAKSSSKIPIYMRITVDGQRAEFSTGKFVEGSKWSSAQSRLKGNSEEVRVINKHFDILQAKVLEIENRLVFLGDPFDATDVKNLLTGTKTAERFLITIFEEHNSKMEKLVGKEYAIATLKNFRTCLSHLKEFLWTFHKKTDINIQKLEPSFLNDFDFFLRTKANINNNSAVKHTKNLSKILKICYHNNWIEKDLVIFYKGRFNEVNVNFLTDEELSSIREKEFSGKGLELVRDMFVFSCYTGLAYIDIFNLTKDQLSKGIDGNLWIITNRQKTGSTSNIPLLPVAEEIIKKYENHPVSSNSGKLLPVYTNQKVNEYLKTIAENCGINKKLTFHCARHTFATTVTLGNNVSMESVSKMLGHKSIKTTQHYAKILDSKVSQDMGSLKLVLEKKNEVQKENDKKLGS from the coding sequence ATGAATGCAAAAGTTTCGGTATTATTTTATGCCAGAAAGTCTAAAGCGAAATCTAGTTCCAAAATCCCGATTTATATGCGGATTACCGTAGATGGACAACGTGCAGAGTTTTCAACGGGAAAATTTGTTGAAGGTAGCAAATGGAGTTCAGCTCAAAGTCGTTTAAAGGGCAATTCTGAGGAGGTGCGCGTTATAAACAAGCATTTTGATATTCTGCAAGCAAAAGTCCTCGAAATTGAAAATAGACTCGTTTTTTTAGGCGACCCTTTCGACGCTACGGATGTTAAAAATTTGCTCACAGGAACAAAAACAGCGGAAAGATTCTTGATCACAATTTTTGAGGAACACAATTCCAAAATGGAAAAACTTGTTGGCAAAGAGTACGCGATTGCGACACTCAAAAATTTCAGAACTTGTTTATCACATTTGAAAGAGTTTTTGTGGACATTTCACAAAAAAACAGACATCAACATTCAGAAATTGGAACCGTCTTTTCTCAATGATTTTGATTTCTTTCTACGAACAAAAGCTAATATCAACAATAATTCTGCTGTCAAGCATACCAAAAACTTGAGTAAGATTTTAAAAATTTGTTATCATAACAATTGGATAGAAAAGGATTTGGTTATTTTCTACAAAGGGAGATTTAATGAAGTGAACGTGAATTTCCTCACCGATGAAGAACTTTCATCAATTCGCGAAAAAGAATTTTCGGGAAAAGGTTTGGAACTCGTACGTGATATGTTTGTTTTCAGTTGCTATACAGGTTTGGCTTACATCGATATTTTTAATCTTACAAAAGACCAACTATCAAAAGGAATTGATGGAAATCTGTGGATTATTACGAACCGACAGAAGACAGGAAGTACATCAAATATTCCCTTGCTTCCTGTTGCTGAAGAAATCATCAAGAAATACGAAAATCATCCAGTATCTTCCAATTCTGGAAAACTGCTCCCAGTTTATACCAATCAAAAAGTAAATGAATATCTGAAAACTATTGCAGAAAATTGTGGTATCAATAAGAAACTTACGTTTCACTGCGCAAGACATACTTTTGCCACGACTGTAACTTTAGGAAATAATGTTTCAATGGAAAGTGTAAGTAAAATGCTTGGACATAAAAGCATTAAGACTACACAGCATTATGCAAAAATATTGGATTCTAAAGTGAGCCAAGATATGGGGAGTTTGAAACTTGTTTTAGAGAAAAAAAATGAGGTTCAAAAGGAAAATGATAAAAAACTCGGTTCATAG
- the fbp gene encoding class 1 fructose-bisphosphatase, which yields MSEQTFQTLGEFIIDKQDDFKYSTGELSRLLSAIRLASKVVNREVNKAGIAEIIGHAGNQNVQGEDQQKLDVLANNLFIEALSQREVVCGIASEESDDFIEIKATSNAHLNKYVVLIDPLDGSSNIDVNVSVGTIFSIYRRVTEPGTPVQLKDFLQKGVKQVAAGYVVYGSSTMIVYTTGNGVNGFTLDPSIGTYYLSHPNMKFPTTGKIYSINEGNYIKFPQGVKDYIKYCQLEEGDRPYTSRYIGSLVSDFHRNMIKGGIYIYPSTSQSPKGKLRLLYECNPMALLAEQAGGKASDGYRRILEIEPTELHQRVPFFCGSAAMVTKAEEFMAKALKP from the coding sequence ATGTCTGAACAAACTTTTCAAACTTTAGGTGAATTTATCATTGACAAACAAGACGATTTTAAATATTCCACAGGGGAACTCTCTAGACTTTTGAGCGCCATAAGATTGGCTTCTAAAGTAGTGAATAGAGAAGTAAACAAGGCGGGAATCGCAGAAATCATCGGTCATGCTGGAAACCAGAATGTACAAGGTGAAGACCAACAAAAACTAGATGTTTTAGCCAATAATCTTTTTATAGAAGCGCTTTCTCAGCGTGAAGTAGTCTGCGGAATTGCCTCTGAAGAAAGTGATGATTTTATAGAAATTAAAGCGACAAGTAACGCTCACCTTAATAAATATGTGGTTTTGATTGATCCATTAGATGGTTCATCTAATATTGATGTAAATGTTTCAGTAGGAACCATTTTCTCTATCTACAGACGTGTTACCGAACCTGGAACACCTGTTCAACTGAAAGATTTTTTACAAAAAGGCGTAAAACAAGTAGCAGCAGGTTATGTAGTTTACGGAAGTTCTACCATGATTGTTTACACCACAGGAAATGGCGTAAATGGATTCACTTTAGACCCTTCTATCGGTACATATTACCTTTCTCACCCGAATATGAAATTCCCAACTACGGGAAAAATTTATTCCATTAACGAAGGAAATTACATTAAATTTCCTCAAGGTGTGAAAGATTATATTAAATATTGTCAGTTAGAAGAAGGAGACAGACCTTATACTTCTAGATATATTGGTTCATTGGTTTCAGATTTTCACAGAAATATGATTAAAGGTGGAATTTACATCTATCCTTCTACGTCACAATCACCAAAAGGAAAACTGAGATTATTATACGAATGTAATCCAATGGCATTATTAGCAGAACAAGCTGGCGGAAAAGCGAGTGATGGCTACAGAAGAATTCTGGAAATAGAACCTACAGAATTGCACCAAAGAGTACCTTTCTTCTGCGGAAGTGCTGCAATGGTAACCAAAGCCGAAGAATTTATGGCAAAAGCTTTAAAACCTTAG
- a CDS encoding lysophospholipid acyltransferase family protein: MSLISKQDFIKAAGLQKFGFIKSPIASTIMGLTKLNDVNRLYDSIKHHDGVAFFDAFLKKLEIQYVAFEEDLAKIPKTGPFILVANHPLGAIDGILMCKILTEIRPDFKIMGNFLLQKIEPMKDYVIPVNPFETRKEAYSSISGMRETLKHLQEGGCIGIFPAGEVSNRNNVFDEVLDKEWEIPALKLIKKAKVPVVPMYFHAKNSSKFYSIAKIHADLQTLLLPSEMMKKRDKPIRIRIGKPVSPKIQEEHESVKELGDFLRKKVYMMKSYYERRKSIAELFKLSNLPIKFPLKSGQEVIQNIIDETPHEDILKDIENLKKKDKLLFSNSNYEVYFTEYDEIPSMMREIGRQRELTFRAIGEGSNLPFDLDEYDKHYHHLILWDNNAQKIAGAYRMALGCQVMKKYGISGFYTSSLFEFDQEIQPFFRKVIEMGRAYVNLEYQQKPLPLFLLWRGIVHVCLKNPEHKFLMGGVSISNKFSDFSKSLMIEFMRSHYYDSVVAQYVHPKNDFKVKLKVKEKHLFFEGLDNDLNNFDKLIDDLEPEMRMPVLIKKYIKQNAKVIAFNVDPNFNDAIDGLMYIRISDLPESTIKPVLEEMSEQLKES, translated from the coding sequence ATGAGCCTCATTTCTAAACAAGATTTTATCAAAGCAGCAGGATTGCAGAAATTCGGATTTATTAAAAGTCCGATTGCTTCTACCATTATGGGACTTACCAAATTGAATGATGTCAATAGATTGTATGACAGCATAAAACACCATGATGGAGTAGCTTTTTTTGATGCTTTTCTCAAAAAATTAGAAATCCAATACGTAGCCTTCGAAGAAGATTTGGCTAAAATCCCTAAAACAGGGCCTTTCATTTTGGTAGCCAATCATCCTCTAGGAGCGATTGATGGGATTCTGATGTGTAAAATCCTTACAGAAATTAGACCTGATTTTAAAATCATGGGCAATTTTCTTTTGCAGAAAATAGAGCCTATGAAAGATTATGTGATTCCTGTGAATCCTTTTGAAACCAGAAAAGAAGCATACAGCAGTATTTCTGGAATGCGCGAGACCTTGAAGCACCTTCAGGAAGGCGGTTGTATCGGGATTTTTCCTGCGGGAGAAGTGTCGAATCGCAATAATGTTTTTGATGAGGTTCTGGATAAAGAATGGGAAATTCCAGCACTTAAGTTGATAAAAAAAGCAAAGGTTCCAGTGGTTCCGATGTATTTCCATGCCAAGAATTCGAGCAAGTTTTATAGCATTGCCAAAATTCATGCAGATTTGCAAACGCTCTTGCTTCCTTCTGAAATGATGAAGAAAAGAGACAAGCCTATTAGAATCAGAATAGGAAAGCCTGTTTCGCCAAAAATTCAAGAAGAACATGAATCGGTAAAAGAATTAGGCGATTTCTTGAGAAAGAAAGTCTACATGATGAAATCTTACTATGAAAGGAGAAAATCCATTGCGGAGCTTTTTAAACTGTCTAATTTGCCGATTAAATTTCCGCTGAAATCTGGACAAGAAGTGATTCAGAATATCATAGACGAAACACCTCATGAAGACATTTTAAAAGATATAGAAAATCTTAAAAAGAAAGATAAACTCTTATTCTCCAACTCTAATTACGAAGTGTATTTCACTGAATATGACGAAATTCCTTCGATGATGAGAGAAATCGGAAGACAGCGTGAATTAACCTTCCGAGCAATAGGAGAGGGATCCAACCTGCCTTTTGATTTAGATGAGTATGATAAGCATTACCATCATCTTATTCTTTGGGATAATAATGCTCAAAAAATCGCTGGAGCGTATAGAATGGCATTAGGTTGTCAAGTCATGAAAAAATATGGAATTAGCGGCTTTTATACGAGCTCATTATTTGAATTTGACCAAGAAATTCAACCTTTCTTTAGAAAAGTGATAGAAATGGGTCGTGCTTATGTAAATTTGGAATACCAGCAAAAACCATTGCCACTGTTCTTATTATGGAGAGGAATTGTGCATGTTTGCCTCAAAAATCCTGAACATAAATTCTTAATGGGTGGAGTGAGCATCAGTAATAAATTCTCAGATTTTTCTAAATCTTTGATGATTGAGTTTATGCGTTCGCATTACTATGATTCTGTGGTGGCGCAATACGTGCATCCTAAAAACGATTTTAAGGTAAAACTTAAGGTAAAGGAAAAACACCTCTTTTTCGAAGGTTTAGATAATGATTTGAACAATTTTGATAAACTTATCGATGATTTAGAGCCAGAGATGAGAATGCCGGTTTTAATTAAAAAATACATCAAGCAAAATGCTAAGGTTATCGCGTTTAATGTAGACCCTAATTTCAATGATGCGATAGATGGACTCATGTATATCAGAATAAGTGACCTTCCAGAAAGTACCATTAAGCCCGTTTTAGAAGAAATGAGTGAACAATTAAAAGAAAGTTAA
- a CDS encoding ATP-dependent nuclease yields MGIRLESIRIKGFRGFRNIEMDFENTSVLVGANNSGKTTILKALQIALTNTHFISNDDFFYCDDYIDDTIIIDVLFKPIDAEEKAISEFDDNWSDVFKTERIGIDSEGNQIMAFRTIIKENNKTFRKKQYYIDQWESFIDGETNWYDYHYESELSFYFDEIPFVYIEANRDILDDIKSKSSYLGRILSSLEFTAEAKQTIEKLISELNTATIDSSAVLTDLQKTLMELDTAMDNPRNNVQLTPFTKKIRDLNKGIRINYSEFSMDYHGMGTRSWSSMLVLKSFLNLNQKFHVENEKCYFPIIAIEEPESHLHPNAQKKLYRQINDIVGQKIISTHSNYIASNAKLNQIRSLSKINDLIKIGKVHVEKLSKEELRQINRQVINTRGELFFSKVVVLFEGETEEQSLPLLVSKHFGYDYVELGVNFIGVGGAGNYLPFIRFCEAFNIEYLIFSDNEPDINTKVLKQISQSKSKDSSKVVFVSTGNDFEKELCEKGYLDEVKLAYHKIELEKCNTDQHKDAKKIELGKISNTDYYEIITKMKTECAPEIAIAILSSSKPLPDKIIELFEKVKNILNPTTHA; encoded by the coding sequence ATGGGAATAAGGTTAGAATCCATAAGAATAAAAGGTTTTAGAGGGTTTAGAAATATAGAGATGGATTTTGAAAATACTTCTGTTCTTGTGGGCGCCAACAATTCAGGAAAAACCACTATTTTAAAGGCTCTGCAAATAGCTTTGACAAATACACATTTTATTTCTAATGATGATTTTTTTTATTGTGATGATTACATCGATGACACAATTATTATTGACGTTTTGTTTAAACCCATTGATGCGGAAGAAAAAGCAATAAGCGAATTTGACGATAATTGGAGTGATGTTTTCAAAACTGAACGCATAGGAATTGATTCTGAAGGAAATCAAATAATGGCGTTTAGAACAATTATTAAAGAAAATAACAAAACCTTTCGAAAAAAGCAATATTATATAGATCAGTGGGAATCATTTATTGACGGAGAGACAAATTGGTATGACTATCATTACGAAAGTGAATTAAGCTTTTACTTCGATGAAATTCCATTTGTTTACATCGAAGCAAATAGAGACATCTTGGATGATATCAAGTCTAAATCTTCATATTTAGGTAGAATTTTATCGTCTTTAGAATTTACAGCTGAGGCAAAGCAAACAATTGAAAAATTAATTTCTGAACTTAACACTGCGACAATTGATAGTTCTGCTGTATTAACTGATTTACAAAAAACCCTGATGGAATTGGATACAGCAATGGATAATCCTCGAAACAATGTTCAGCTTACACCTTTTACCAAAAAAATTAGAGATTTAAATAAGGGAATTAGAATTAATTACTCTGAATTTTCAATGGATTATCACGGAATGGGGACTCGTAGTTGGTCATCAATGCTTGTTCTAAAATCATTTCTAAATCTAAATCAAAAATTTCATGTAGAAAATGAAAAATGCTATTTTCCGATAATCGCAATTGAAGAACCCGAATCTCATTTGCATCCTAATGCACAAAAGAAACTTTATCGGCAAATTAATGATATAGTTGGACAAAAGATTATTTCTACTCACTCTAACTATATAGCTTCCAATGCCAAACTCAACCAAATAAGGTCTTTGTCCAAAATAAATGATCTTATCAAGATTGGAAAAGTTCATGTTGAAAAACTTAGTAAGGAAGAACTTAGGCAAATTAATAGACAAGTTATTAATACAAGAGGAGAATTATTTTTCTCAAAAGTTGTTGTTTTATTTGAAGGCGAGACCGAAGAACAATCTTTGCCACTTTTAGTTTCAAAACATTTTGGGTACGACTATGTTGAACTAGGTGTCAATTTTATAGGAGTTGGCGGTGCTGGAAATTATCTACCTTTTATAAGATTTTGCGAAGCATTTAATATAGAATACTTAATATTTAGTGATAATGAACCAGATATCAATACTAAAGTTTTGAAGCAAATATCACAATCTAAGTCTAAAGACAGTTCGAAAGTAGTCTTTGTATCAACTGGTAATGATTTTGAAAAAGAATTGTGTGAAAAAGGATATCTCGATGAAGTGAAATTAGCATATCACAAAATAGAATTGGAAAAATGCAATACCGATCAGCACAAAGATGCTAAGAAAATAGAATTGGGAAAAATATCAAATACTGACTATTACGAAATAATTACTAAAATGAAGACAGAATGCGCTCCCGAAATTGCTATCGCGATTCTATCAAGCTCAAAACCGCTGCCTGATAAAATTATTGAATTATTTGAAAAGGTCAAAAATATCTTAAATCCGACTACACATGCATAA
- a CDS encoding aspartate kinase, with the protein MKIFKFGGASVKDAESVKNVAKVLNSQGFEKCLLVVSAMGKTTNALEKVVEYYFKKEDYQNEVEKIKQSHLEITKGLFAENHKIFGEVALFFDDLEAFLRRNKSPNYNFVYDQVVSCGEMISSKILSEYLNDINFSNAWLDARDYIKTDDTYREGVVNWQETEKNISGLDQNQSYVTQGFIGSEANNFTVTLGREGSDYSAAIFAYCLNAEAMTIWKDVPGVMTGDPRKFENVTLLSNISYEEAIEMAYYGASVIHPKTLQPLKQKHIPFYVKSFVEPEKPGTKVGNSDVNQSEESYILKENQVLMNISTRDFSFIAEDHISQIFNLLAKHKIKVSMMQNSAISLALCLEDKFGKIDEVNQTLTQQFSTDVVKNVSLYTVRNANMDELSTFYADKKILLEQISKNTVQIVTQ; encoded by the coding sequence ATGAAAATTTTTAAATTCGGAGGAGCATCAGTGAAAGATGCAGAGAGTGTAAAGAATGTAGCGAAAGTTTTAAATTCGCAAGGTTTTGAAAAATGCCTATTAGTAGTTTCTGCCATGGGAAAAACTACCAATGCATTAGAAAAAGTAGTAGAATACTATTTTAAGAAGGAAGATTACCAAAATGAGGTAGAAAAAATAAAACAATCTCATTTAGAAATTACCAAAGGTCTTTTTGCCGAAAATCATAAAATTTTTGGTGAAGTAGCTTTGTTTTTTGATGATTTAGAAGCTTTTTTGAGAAGAAATAAATCGCCAAATTACAATTTTGTGTATGATCAAGTGGTGAGTTGTGGTGAAATGATTTCGTCTAAAATTCTCAGTGAGTATCTTAATGATATCAATTTTAGCAATGCTTGGCTAGATGCTAGAGATTACATCAAAACGGATGACACGTACAGAGAAGGCGTAGTGAACTGGCAAGAAACTGAGAAAAATATCAGCGGTCTAGACCAGAATCAATCGTATGTTACACAAGGTTTTATCGGTTCGGAAGCCAATAATTTTACTGTAACTTTGGGAAGAGAAGGTTCAGATTACTCTGCGGCCATTTTTGCGTATTGTTTAAATGCTGAAGCCATGACCATTTGGAAAGATGTTCCAGGTGTGATGACAGGTGACCCTAGAAAATTTGAAAACGTAACCTTGCTTTCTAATATTTCTTACGAAGAAGCTATCGAGATGGCATATTATGGAGCTTCTGTTATTCACCCGAAAACCTTACAACCGCTGAAACAAAAGCACATTCCTTTTTATGTGAAATCTTTTGTAGAGCCAGAAAAACCGGGAACTAAAGTAGGAAATTCTGATGTCAACCAAAGCGAAGAAAGTTATATCCTGAAAGAAAATCAAGTGTTAATGAACATTTCTACGAGAGACTTTTCTTTCATTGCCGAAGACCACATCAGCCAGATTTTTAATCTTTTAGCAAAGCATAAAATCAAAGTTTCTATGATGCAAAACTCTGCGATTTCTTTGGCGCTTTGTCTGGAAGATAAATTTGGTAAAATTGATGAGGTAAATCAAACGTTGACTCAACAATTCAGTACGGATGTTGTGAAAAATGTTTCGCTATATACCGTAAGAAATGCCAATATGGATGAACTTTCTACTTTCTACGCTGACAAAAAAATCCTTTTAGAACAAATTTCAAAAAACACAGTACAAATCGTTACGCAATAA
- a CDS encoding TIGR02391 family protein produces MAVKRPTLSGEILEGLSKVLGDTSNGLSNNEITKYLKEVDLPNVFPEGTKWKRIYNAFVTYQNNKNISNNILRFINKSLHPARFVGRNQQYEDTRIELNKRLCFAGLELSESGKFREIESIFTITDAEYRASRFRKKLEQRETHYRIYEFCNAELLNENYFHSVFEAVKSVFEVIRMKSGLSVDGNQLIEQAFSINNPLIQINSLSNETEISEHRGFVNLLKGVTGMFRNTTAHVPKITWQMSEIDALDILTTLSLIHRKLD; encoded by the coding sequence ATGGCAGTTAAAAGACCAACATTGTCAGGTGAAATCTTAGAAGGCTTAAGCAAAGTGCTTGGTGACACAAGCAACGGATTAAGTAATAACGAAATAACAAAATATTTAAAAGAGGTTGATTTGCCTAATGTTTTTCCCGAAGGAACAAAATGGAAGAGAATTTACAATGCATTTGTTACTTATCAGAATAATAAGAATATCTCGAATAATATATTAAGATTTATTAATAAAAGTTTACATCCAGCAAGATTTGTGGGTCGTAATCAACAATACGAAGACACTAGAATTGAGTTAAATAAAAGATTATGCTTTGCTGGATTAGAATTAAGTGAGTCTGGTAAGTTTAGAGAGATTGAATCAATTTTTACAATTACTGATGCAGAGTATAGAGCAAGCCGTTTTAGAAAAAAGTTGGAGCAAAGAGAGACTCATTATAGAATTTATGAATTTTGCAACGCAGAATTACTAAATGAAAATTATTTTCATAGTGTTTTTGAAGCAGTAAAAAGCGTTTTTGAAGTTATTAGGATGAAGTCAGGCTTATCTGTTGATGGGAATCAATTAATTGAACAGGCATTTTCTATTAACAATCCCTTAATTCAAATAAATTCTTTATCCAACGAAACCGAAATAAGCGAACATAGGGGCTTTGTTAACCTATTGAAAGGAGTAACAGGAATGTTTAGAAATACAACTGCACATGTACCTAAGATAACTTGGCAAATGTCAGAAATTGATGCACTCGATATTTTGACAACTTTATCACTCATACATCGGAAGCTTGATTAG
- a CDS encoding metallophosphoesterase, giving the protein MIYILGNHEYYKGSYPKTLNKIKSAAENTNIRVLEDSFLDIEDIRFHGCTLWTDFALFGNSVEAGMYCQPKMNDYKMIKRDPSYSKMRTVDTFKIHQFSKHWLNESLENSTKEKNIVVTHHAPSLLSVPDNFKNDLLTSAYASNLDDFITKHQPDFWIHGHIHAPSRYSIGKTEVICNPHGYLDDPDNGYDRELIIET; this is encoded by the coding sequence GTGATTTATATTCTTGGAAATCATGAGTATTATAAAGGCTCATATCCGAAAACGCTCAATAAAATTAAGTCTGCCGCAGAAAATACCAATATTCGTGTTTTAGAGGATTCCTTTTTAGACATTGAAGACATTAGATTTCATGGCTGTACTTTATGGACGGATTTTGCACTTTTTGGAAATTCAGTAGAAGCAGGAATGTACTGTCAACCGAAAATGAACGATTACAAAATGATCAAGAGAGATCCTTCCTATTCTAAAATGAGAACTGTGGATACGTTTAAGATTCATCAATTTTCAAAACATTGGCTGAATGAAAGTTTAGAAAATTCAACAAAAGAGAAAAATATTGTGGTGACGCATCATGCGCCAAGTTTGCTTTCAGTTCCCGATAATTTTAAGAATGATCTATTAACTTCAGCATATGCTTCCAATCTTGATGATTTCATAACAAAACATCAACCTGATTTTTGGATTCATGGGCACATTCATGCACCTAGTCGTTATTCAATTGGTAAAACAGAAGTAATATGCAATCCACATGGATATCTTGATGATCCCGACAATGGTTACGATAGAGAACTTATTATTGAAACATAA
- a CDS encoding ATP-dependent helicase, whose amino-acid sequence MHKINLSPKQSQIVNLGSGSYLIEASAGSGKTRVLTERVKKLLEDNSSKILAITFTNKASEELKERLEFEKLKNKNVFIGTFHSFCQSILESRFKLLGFQKMPHVFEDESDRIEIVEDVIKSIPYFTELYKKKDAKQRNSYKAKILEFISQVKRDLVDPEELLTEDAEEEQFLLLFNEYQDNLRSNNAIDFDDLILLVYKLFENNPAVQSLYSKSFNYIFIDEGQDLNKAQYFLIKSLCGTLIKNVMIVGDPNQSIYGFNGSSTEYMEKCFPNDFDAKKIVLEENFRSSREVIKASNKLMNLNVEPVNYVIEGRFEIHGKSSEVDEANFVVKKINEMIQEKTHPDIEGEIDYNKISILGRNRFVFKYIEEIFVKNNIPHYFKSGNIGVKFETDFMKLLDNYFRIKINPDDKIRTRRLYNILKISDLNEYSINQLSKYSYFPFIKRVVDDLTVDNFRLSIKSLEDFIREDMQFGEEDKVQISNEIEGFSNLWKLYSKSNLKPTLTGFKNSISLGIVAKNLKEEGVCISTVHTMKGQESDIVFLIGLDDGTFPYYLAIEKGGEELHQEKNNLYVAFTRAKRFLYVTYPMSRMMPWGDRKSRKKSRFLVNFSN is encoded by the coding sequence ATGCATAAAATTAATCTATCTCCCAAGCAATCCCAAATTGTAAATTTAGGAAGTGGCTCTTATTTAATTGAAGCAAGTGCTGGAAGTGGAAAAACAAGAGTACTTACCGAAAGAGTGAAAAAACTATTGGAAGACAATTCGTCTAAGATTCTTGCAATTACTTTTACAAATAAAGCCAGTGAAGAACTTAAGGAGCGTCTGGAATTTGAAAAATTGAAAAATAAGAATGTATTTATTGGAACTTTTCATTCTTTTTGTCAATCCATTTTGGAATCAAGATTTAAGTTATTAGGGTTTCAAAAAATGCCTCACGTTTTTGAAGATGAAAGTGACAGGATTGAAATTGTGGAAGATGTAATAAAATCCATACCTTATTTTACAGAACTTTATAAAAAAAAGGATGCTAAACAAAGAAATTCCTACAAAGCAAAAATTTTAGAATTTATTTCGCAAGTAAAGAGAGATCTAGTAGATCCAGAGGAATTATTAACTGAAGACGCGGAAGAGGAGCAATTTTTACTTTTGTTTAATGAATATCAAGATAATTTAAGGTCTAACAATGCTATTGATTTTGATGACTTGATTCTCTTGGTTTATAAATTATTTGAAAACAATCCTGCAGTACAAAGTTTATATTCAAAGTCTTTTAATTATATTTTTATAGATGAAGGACAAGACCTAAATAAAGCGCAATATTTCCTGATTAAATCTCTATGTGGAACTTTGATTAAAAATGTAATGATTGTTGGCGACCCAAATCAATCAATATATGGCTTCAATGGATCCTCTACTGAATATATGGAGAAATGTTTTCCAAATGATTTTGATGCAAAAAAAATAGTTTTAGAAGAAAATTTTCGCAGTTCCAGAGAAGTAATTAAGGCATCAAACAAACTGATGAATCTAAATGTAGAGCCTGTTAATTACGTAATTGAAGGAAGGTTTGAAATCCATGGAAAAAGTTCCGAGGTTGACGAAGCTAATTTTGTTGTAAAAAAAATTAATGAAATGATACAGGAAAAAACACATCCTGATATAGAAGGAGAAATTGATTATAACAAAATATCAATCTTGGGTAGGAATCGGTTTGTATTCAAATATATCGAAGAAATATTTGTCAAAAATAATATACCCCATTATTTTAAATCTGGAAATATAGGAGTAAAGTTTGAGACAGATTTTATGAAACTTCTTGACAATTATTTTAGAATCAAAATAAATCCTGATGATAAAATTCGCACCAGAAGATTATATAATATTTTGAAAATTTCGGACCTTAATGAATATAGCATAAACCAATTATCAAAGTACAGTTACTTCCCATTCATTAAGAGGGTTGTTGATGATTTAACAGTAGATAATTTTAGATTATCAATTAAGTCACTTGAGGATTTTATCAGAGAAGATATGCAATTTGGAGAGGAAGATAAGGTTCAAATTTCAAATGAGATTGAAGGTTTCTCGAATCTATGGAAGTTATATTCCAAAAGTAATCTTAAACCAACCTTAACTGGGTTTAAAAATTCAATTTCACTTGGCATTGTTGCAAAAAATCTAAAAGAAGAAGGAGTATGTATTAGTACAGTCCACACAATGAAGGGGCAAGAAAGCGATATTGTATTTCTAATAGGATTAGATGACGGAACTTTTCCTTATTACCTTGCAATTGAAAAGGGAGGTGAAGAATTACATCAAGAAAAGAATAATTTATACGTAGCGTTTACAAGGGCTAAAAGATTCCTTTATGTCACTTATCCTATGAGTAGAATGATGCCTTGGGGAGATAGAAAGTCAAGGAAGAAGTCACGCTTTTTGGTTAACTTTTCTAATTAA